In the Nicotiana tabacum cultivar K326 chromosome 16, ASM71507v2, whole genome shotgun sequence genome, one interval contains:
- the LOC107820609 gene encoding BTB/POZ domain and ankyrin repeat-containing protein NBCL, producing the protein MSSTPEDNLRSLSLDYLNLLINGQAFSDVAFSVEGRLVHAHRCILAARSHFFRKFFCGPDSPRSGPQQLDPTGSRMGPVGGVSSPRGSGSGSVIPVNSVGYEVFLLMLQFLYSGQVSIVPQKHEPRPNCGERGCWHTHCTSAVDLALDTLSAARSFGVEQLALLTQKQLAIMVEKASIEDVMRVLIASRKQDMQQLWTTCSHLVAKSGLPPEILAKHLPIDVVAKIEELRLKSNLTRRSLMPHHHGHHHHHHDLGSAAELEDQKVRRMRRALDSSDVELVKLMVMGEGLNLDESIALHYAVENCSREVVKALLELGAADVNYPAGPAGKTPLHIAAEMVSPDMVAVLLDHHADPNVRTLDGITPLDILRTLTSDFLFKGAVPGINHIEPNKLRLCLELVQSAAMVISREEGSANIDPSSTTIYPPNVSDDHTSSTSSGGNIGNNLNIDSRMVYLNLGAATNTQNRYNGCDPSSMYHHSHDY; encoded by the exons ATGAGTAGTACTCCTGAAGACAACTTAAGAAGTCTGTCTTTAGATTATCTAAATCTTCTCATAAATGGACAAGCTTTTAGTGATGTTGCTTTTAGTGTTGAAGGTCGTTTAGTTCAtgctcatagatgcatcttagcTGCAAGGAGTCATTTCTTCAGAAAATTCTTTTGTGGGCCAGACTCACCTCGGTCTGGCCCACAACAACTTGACCCAACCGGGTCAAGAATGGGACCCGTCGGCGGTGTATCATCACCGAGGGGTTCGGGTTCGGGTTCAGTGATACCAGTAAACTCAGTAGGGTATGAGGTATTCTTGTTGATGTTGCAGTTTTTGTACAGTGGACAAGTCTCAATTGTGCCACAAAAACATGAGCCAAGGCCTAATTGTGGGGAAAGAGGTTGTTGGCATACACATTGCACCTCAGCCGTTGATCTTGCTCTTGACACTCTCTCTGCCGCTAGATCTTTTGGTGTTGAACAACTTGCTTTGCTCACTCAG AAGCAATTGGCAATCATGGTAGAGAAAGCTTCAATTGAGGATGTGATGAGAGTTTTAATAGCATCAAGGAAGCAAGACATGCAGCAATTATGGACTACTTGTTCACATTTGGTTGCAAAATCAGGCCTTCCACCAGAAATCTTAGCTAAGCACCTTCCCATTGATGTTGTAGCCAAAATCGAAGAACTCCGCCTCAAATCCAATCTAACACGTCGATCGCTAATGCCACACCATCAcggccaccaccaccaccaccacgaTCTCGGCTCTGCAGCCGAGCTCGAGGACCAAAAAGTCCGTCGGATGAGACGAGCCCTTGACTCATCCGATGTTGAACTTGTCAAGCTCATGGTAATGGGAGAAGGCCTCAATCTTGATGAATCCATTGCCTTGCATTATGCAGTTGAAAATTGCAGCAGGGAAGTTGTGAAAGCGTTGCTTGAGCTCGGGGCAGCTGATGTTAACTACCCTGCTGGCCCTGCTGGTAAAACTCCTCTACACATTGCAGCAGAAATGGTGTCACCAGATATGGTAGCAGTACTATTAGACCATCATGCTGATCCGAATGTCCGAACATTAGACGGGATCACTCCGTTGGACATTTTACGTACCCTAACATCCGATTTTCTATTCAAAGGAGCTGTCCCTGGAATCAATCACATTGAACCAAATAAACTGAGGCTATGTCTTGAACTTGTTCAATCAGCAGCTATGGTGATTTCTCGAGAAGAAGGAAGCGCGAATATTGATCCGTCTTCTACAACTATTTACCCGCCTAATGTCAGTGATGATCATACTTCTAGCACAAGCAGTGGTGGGAATATTGGAAATAATCTTAACATTGATTCAAGAATGGTGTATTTAAATCTTGGTGCAGCTACTAATACTCAGAATCGATACAATGGTTGTGATCCATCTTCAATGTACCACCATTCACATGATTATTAG